A region from the Triticum aestivum cultivar Chinese Spring chromosome 3D, IWGSC CS RefSeq v2.1, whole genome shotgun sequence genome encodes:
- the LOC123079650 gene encoding protein IQ-DOMAIN 3: MAKKGKWFSAVRRVFSSSDPEGKEAKTEKADKPKSRRKWPFGKSKRFDPPTSTVSDITPVAPSPLPLPLPPTQPPQPQSEEIKDVKPVETESEQNKHAYSVALASAVAAEAAAVAAQAAAEVVRLTAVPAATSRPPVCSQEELAAVKIQTAFRGYLARRALRALRGLVRLKSLVDGNAVKRQTAHTLHCTQTMARVQTQIYSRRVKMEEEKQALQRQLQLKHQRELEKMKIDEDWDHSHQSKEQIEASLMMKQEAALRRERALAYAFSHQWKNSGRTVTPTFTDQGNPNWGWSWMERWMSARPWENRVVSNKDKDGALTKNPSTNAARTFVPRALSIQRPATPSKSSRPPSRQSPSTPPSKNPSVAGKFRPSSPRDSWLYREDDLRSITSIRSERPRRLSTGGGSIQDDSSLTSTPALPSYMQSTKSARAKSRYHMVFADKFEVPDRASLVHSSIKKRLSFPAAEKPNVTPADKLKERARRHSDPPKVDPASLKDVNVA; encoded by the exons ATGGCAAAGAAAGGGAAGTGGTTTAGTGCTGTCAGGAGAGTGTTCAGCTCCTCTGATCCGGAGGGGAAAGAAGCTAAG ACTGAGAAGGCAGACAAGCCTAAATCCCGGAGGAAATGGCCATTTGGCAAGTCAAAGCGCTTTGATCCGCCCACCTCGACAGTGTCAGACATCACTCCAGTAGCTCcatcgccgctgccgctgccgttgCCGCCTACGCAGCCTCCTCAGCCACAGTCCGAGGAGATAAAAGATGTCAAGCCAGTCGAAACGGAGAGTGAACAAAACAAGCATGCCTACTCTGTTGCGCTTGCCTCTGCTGTCGCTGCGGAAGCCGCTGCCGTCGCTGCCCAGGCCGCTGCTGAGGTTGTCCGCCTCACAGCAGTCCCCGCAGCCACATCAAGGCCACCTGTTTGCTCACAGGAAGAACTCGCCGCTGTCAAGATTCAGACCGCCTTCAGGGGTTATCTG GCAAGGAGAGCACTGCGTGCACTGAGAGGACTTGTTAGGCTGAAGTCGCTAGTTGATGGAAATGCTGTTAAACGCCAAACTGCCCACACCTTGCATTGCACACAAACAATGGCCAGAGTTCAAACCCAAATCTACTCTAGAAGGGTGAAGATGGAGGAGGAAAAACAGGCTCTTCAAAGGCAGCTCCAGTTGAAGCACCAAAGGGAACTTGAGAAAATGAAG ATTGATGAAGACTGGGATCATAGCCATCAATCCAAAGAACAGATCGAGGCCAGCTTAATGATGAAACAGGAAGCTGCACTAAGACGAGAAAGAGCACTTGCATATGCATTTTCTCATCAG TGGAAGAATTCTGGTCGAACTGTAACACCAACATTCACAGACCAAGGAAATCCTAATTGGGGCTGGAGCTGGATGGAACGCTGGATGTCAGCAAGGCCTTGGGAGAACCGAGTGGTGTCAAACAAGGATAAAGACGGTGCTCTGACTAAGAATCCCAGCACTAACGCTGCTCGAACTTTTGTGCCCCGTGCTCTCTCAATCCAGAGGCCTGCAACACCAAGCAAGTCGAGCCGTCCACCAAGCCGGCAATCACCATCAACCCCCCCATCAAAGAACCCCTCTGTTGCAGGTAAATTCAGACCTTCAAGCCCAAGAGATAGCTGGTTATACAGGGAGGATGACTTGAGGAGCATCACAAGCATACGCTCTGAGCGCCCAAGGAGGCTGAGCACAGGTGGAGGCTCGATCCAGGACGATTCGAGCCTAACAAGCACCCCAGCTCTCCCCAGCTACATGCAGTCCACAAAGTCTGCAAGAGCGAAATCTCGGTACCACATGGTATTCGCCGACAAGTTTGAGGTCCCTGATAGAGCATCTCTGGTCCACTCATCGATAAAGAAGCGCCTATCCTTCCCAGCTGCAGAGAAACCAAATGTCACACCCGCAGATAAGCTGAAGGAAAGAGCGAGGCGCCATTCGGATCCTCCGAAGGTGGATCCTGCCTCCCTGAAGGATGTCAATGTTGCCTGA